The Corynebacterium glaucum genome includes a region encoding these proteins:
- the cysS gene encoding cysteine--tRNA ligase — protein sequence MTQRIYDTATRTLRDFEPVKQGHVSIYLCGATPQAKPHIGHLRSGVAFDIVRRWFMAQGNDVAFVRNVTDIDDKILTKAAEHNRPWWEWVSTYEREFTRAYDALGVLPPSVEPRATGHVTQMVDYMQRLIANGYAYEADSSVYFDVNAWVNAGGDYGSLSGNRPDEMNQGETDNRGKHNSLDFALWKAAKPGEPHWPTPWGDGRPGWHLECSAMSTWYLGEEFDIHGGGLDLQFPHHENEQAQSHAAGDKFANYWMHNHWVTMAGEKMSKSIGNVLDIDSMPVRPVELRYYLGSAHYRSVLEYSPESLAEAAAGYKRIEDFVKRAGIPEPTTWTEGFAEAMNDDFAVPRALAEIHNLVREGNKADDTAKTEIAAQVRAMASVLGIDPGVWEDASTSNEALGVLVEAELERRAEARKNKDWAEADAVRDRLAAAGIEVTDTPEGQKWEMK from the coding sequence GTGACTCAACGCATCTACGACACCGCCACCCGCACGCTCCGAGACTTCGAACCGGTCAAACAAGGCCACGTCTCGATATACCTTTGTGGGGCAACGCCGCAGGCCAAGCCGCACATTGGGCACCTGCGCAGCGGTGTCGCGTTCGACATTGTCCGGCGCTGGTTCATGGCGCAGGGCAACGACGTCGCGTTCGTGCGCAACGTCACCGACATCGACGACAAGATCCTGACCAAGGCAGCGGAACACAACCGCCCCTGGTGGGAATGGGTTTCCACCTACGAGCGCGAGTTTACCCGGGCGTATGACGCGCTCGGAGTCTTGCCGCCGTCGGTGGAGCCGCGCGCGACCGGCCACGTGACGCAGATGGTCGACTACATGCAGCGGCTGATCGCCAACGGCTACGCCTACGAGGCGGACAGCTCGGTGTACTTCGATGTGAACGCTTGGGTGAACGCGGGCGGGGACTACGGATCGCTTTCCGGCAACCGCCCCGACGAGATGAACCAGGGCGAAACTGACAACCGGGGCAAACACAATTCGCTCGACTTCGCGCTGTGGAAAGCCGCGAAGCCGGGTGAACCGCACTGGCCGACACCCTGGGGCGACGGCCGCCCAGGCTGGCACCTGGAGTGCTCGGCGATGTCCACCTGGTACCTCGGTGAGGAGTTCGACATCCACGGCGGTGGCCTTGACCTGCAGTTCCCGCACCACGAGAACGAGCAGGCGCAGTCGCACGCGGCGGGCGACAAGTTCGCCAACTACTGGATGCACAACCACTGGGTGACCATGGCCGGGGAAAAGATGTCGAAGTCCATCGGCAACGTCTTAGACATCGATTCGATGCCGGTGCGCCCCGTGGAGCTGCGCTACTACCTGGGTTCGGCGCATTACCGCAGCGTGCTGGAGTATTCGCCGGAATCGCTCGCGGAAGCGGCGGCGGGCTATAAGCGCATCGAGGACTTCGTCAAGCGCGCCGGCATCCCGGAGCCGACGACGTGGACCGAGGGCTTCGCAGAAGCCATGAACGACGACTTCGCCGTCCCGCGTGCACTCGCCGAGATCCACAACCTCGTCCGCGAGGGCAACAAGGCCGACGACACCGCCAAGACCGAGATCGCGGCCCAAGTGCGCGCGATGGCGAGTGTGTTGGGGATTGATCCTGGCGTGTGGGAGGATGCGTCGACAAGCAATGAAGCCCTGGGTGTGCTGGTGGAAGCTGAGCTGGAACGCCGCGCCGAGGCTCGCAAGAACAAGGATTGGGCCGAGGCTGACGCGGTGCGCGACCGGCTCGCGGCGGCGGGCATCGAGGTCACGGACACACCCGAGGGCCAGAAATGGGAGA
- the ispF gene encoding 2-C-methyl-D-erythritol 2,4-cyclodiphosphate synthase, whose product MTNLRVGSAFDAHQIQPGKPCWIAGILHPDFDGCEGHSDGDVVSHAIVDAVLSACGLGDLGSFVGVGRPEYDGVRGVQLLGELRGLLTQHGHTVVNVSAQLIAQTPKMAAMREECEQVLSDALGAPVSISATTTDHMGFTGSGEGRAAIATALVELA is encoded by the coding sequence ATGACAAACCTGCGAGTGGGCAGCGCATTTGACGCGCATCAAATCCAACCCGGTAAACCATGCTGGATCGCCGGCATCCTCCACCCAGACTTCGACGGCTGCGAGGGCCACTCCGACGGCGACGTGGTCAGCCACGCAATCGTTGACGCGGTGCTTTCCGCGTGCGGCTTGGGCGACCTCGGCTCGTTCGTTGGCGTTGGCCGCCCGGAGTACGACGGGGTGCGCGGCGTGCAGTTGCTCGGCGAACTGCGCGGGCTCCTCACGCAGCACGGCCACACCGTGGTCAACGTCTCCGCTCAGCTCATCGCCCAAACCCCCAAAATGGCGGCTATGCGGGAGGAGTGCGAGCAAGTGCTTAGCGACGCCCTCGGTGCGCCCGTCTCCATCTCCGCAACCACGACCGACCACATGGGTTTCACGGGCAGCGGCGAGGGCCGCGCCGCGATCGCGACTGCGCTGGTGGAGCTTGCTTAA
- a CDS encoding Type 1 glutamine amidotransferase-like domain-containing protein, translating into MKLLLASFLHPRLSEFFDGEVLYINDAAKNMDGTPFVEEERRALAECGEPTTEVSVAELTTEEFTALLDRCSGVYVASGESFEVLEALKRNGNDKVLADAVRAGLPYAGSSAGAVIAGPTLEHTPPMDEPAEDLNLTDFSGLGLVKHCIIPHAQGTLGPYPASMIGGMVEKYAADYPLLLLRDGQALLVDDQGEHLI; encoded by the coding sequence ATGAAACTGCTTCTCGCATCTTTCCTCCACCCGCGATTGAGCGAGTTCTTCGACGGCGAGGTGTTGTACATCAACGATGCCGCGAAGAACATGGATGGCACTCCATTCGTCGAAGAGGAACGACGGGCACTCGCGGAGTGCGGAGAGCCCACGACTGAGGTGAGCGTCGCTGAGCTCACGACCGAGGAGTTCACAGCGCTGCTCGACCGCTGCTCCGGCGTCTACGTGGCAAGCGGCGAATCCTTCGAAGTGCTCGAGGCGTTGAAACGCAACGGCAACGACAAGGTGTTGGCCGACGCGGTCAGAGCCGGCCTTCCGTACGCGGGGTCATCCGCTGGCGCCGTGATTGCCGGCCCGACCCTCGAGCACACACCGCCGATGGATGAACCCGCCGAGGACCTCAACCTCACCGACTTCAGCGGGCTCGGGCTGGTCAAACACTGCATCATTCCGCACGCCCAGGGCACGCTGGGGCCCTACCCGGCGTCCATGATCGGCGGCATGGTGGAAAAGTACGCAGCGGACTACCCGCTGCTTCTGCTGCGAGACGGTCAAGCATTGCTTGTCGACGACCAAGGGGAGCACCTGATCTGA
- a CDS encoding HNH endonuclease signature motif containing protein, with product MSYFATEREGDELCAAGQRARDVEYEVFARYAEAEFAELDLELECRRVGEAFGRSKAWVEQAILAYYRLGELPALKALQAETRRLDVVRLDAIGETVDRLHNLPREEVLEELDAFLVEMFTPKKAGQILPSAMAIRRRLNELVRKIDASLAPDPKKTKQRKDEKDRPLGACETTFYGLNDLEAGLSITGNVGVIASMERYVDRVAKEGKLTQSEAVQAILTGQLCTNTKIVLHVFAQKTDPSSYFIPNFGWTDADGTAWLESLMEESPPQIIDLDAAAASVTDAYVPTDAMKAYVQARDGTCVYPGCDVPSTKCQLDHRIPFDDGGPTTPANLFSLCQRHHNIKTDRRAFYVPDPATGEIVWLFADGTYSVVAPNGILEEFTSPDKPRWRQTIAQRRERKAVIAEFNARCHAAVERFEADNDYEACVAELGKLEKASGLKFQYWPEEPMDLKMHPNEWKELLRSAYLDGHITAEEAGIEEPVPF from the coding sequence ATGAGCTATTTCGCGACAGAGCGCGAGGGCGATGAGCTGTGTGCGGCTGGGCAACGCGCGCGCGACGTGGAGTACGAGGTGTTTGCGCGCTATGCCGAGGCGGAGTTCGCGGAGCTTGACCTGGAGCTCGAATGTCGGCGGGTCGGGGAGGCGTTTGGACGCAGCAAAGCATGGGTTGAGCAGGCGATCTTGGCGTACTACCGGCTCGGGGAATTACCGGCGCTGAAGGCCCTGCAGGCGGAGACTCGCCGGTTGGATGTTGTGCGGCTGGATGCGATCGGGGAGACCGTCGACCGGCTGCACAACCTGCCACGCGAGGAGGTGCTCGAAGAGCTCGATGCGTTCCTGGTCGAGATGTTCACGCCGAAGAAGGCTGGGCAGATTTTGCCGTCGGCAATGGCGATTCGTCGCAGACTCAATGAGCTGGTGCGCAAGATCGATGCCTCACTAGCTCCCGATCCGAAGAAGACCAAGCAGCGTAAGGACGAGAAGGACAGGCCGCTCGGTGCGTGCGAGACCACGTTCTATGGTCTGAATGATCTTGAGGCGGGTCTGAGCATCACCGGCAACGTTGGCGTCATCGCCTCGATGGAGCGCTACGTCGACCGGGTGGCCAAAGAGGGCAAGCTGACGCAGAGCGAGGCGGTCCAGGCCATCCTCACTGGCCAGTTGTGCACGAACACCAAGATAGTTTTGCACGTGTTCGCGCAGAAGACGGATCCGTCGTCGTACTTCATACCCAACTTCGGCTGGACCGACGCTGACGGTACCGCGTGGCTTGAATCGCTGATGGAGGAGTCCCCGCCACAGATCATCGACCTCGACGCTGCCGCGGCATCCGTCACCGATGCCTACGTGCCCACCGACGCTATGAAGGCGTACGTGCAGGCGCGCGACGGCACATGTGTGTATCCGGGGTGCGATGTGCCCTCAACGAAGTGCCAGCTGGACCATCGCATTCCGTTCGACGACGGCGGCCCGACCACGCCCGCGAACCTGTTCTCACTGTGTCAGCGCCACCACAACATCAAGACCGATCGACGTGCGTTCTACGTCCCGGACCCCGCAACGGGGGAAATCGTGTGGCTGTTTGCCGACGGCACCTACTCCGTCGTAGCGCCGAACGGCATCCTCGAAGAATTCACTAGCCCGGACAAACCACGCTGGCGACAGACGATCGCTCAGCGCCGCGAACGCAAGGCCGTGATCGCTGAGTTCAACGCGCGGTGCCATGCTGCGGTCGAGCGATTCGAGGCGGACAACGACTACGAGGCGTGCGTTGCCGAGCTGGGAAAGCTCGAGAAAGCCAGCGGCCTGAAGTTCCAGTACTGGCCGGAGGAGCCGATGGATCTGAAGATGCACCCGAACGAATGGAAAGAACTGCTTCGAAGCGCTTACCTGGACGGGCATATCACTGCAGAAGAAGCCGGGATCGAAGAACCGGTGCCGTTCTAA
- the ispD gene encoding 2-C-methyl-D-erythritol 4-phosphate cytidylyltransferase, which produces MSRRVVAVVAAAGQGTRLGAAVPKAYVPLRGRSLLERSVTAMETSGVVDSVVVVVSPSMEPVARRLLQGHSVTFVHGGAERADSIWNALRAISLDDGCVLIHDAARALTPPGMIARVARAVLEGADAVVPVVPVADTIKVVSGDAVTSTPDRSSLRAVQTPQGFDLRTLRAANEAYFSGAQDFVATDDASLMEWFGVDVRTVQGDPMAFKITTPIDLRLATSITDEVEPTVFEVPSE; this is translated from the coding sequence ATTAGTCGACGCGTCGTTGCCGTTGTCGCCGCCGCCGGGCAAGGCACGCGGCTTGGCGCGGCGGTGCCGAAAGCGTATGTGCCGCTGCGGGGGCGCTCGCTACTCGAGCGGTCGGTGACGGCGATGGAGACCTCCGGGGTCGTCGACTCTGTGGTCGTGGTGGTCAGCCCCTCCATGGAACCCGTCGCGCGCCGCTTGCTTCAGGGGCATTCGGTCACCTTCGTGCACGGGGGAGCGGAGCGGGCCGACTCAATCTGGAATGCACTCAGGGCAATTTCGCTTGACGACGGCTGCGTGCTCATCCACGATGCCGCCCGCGCCCTCACCCCACCGGGAATGATTGCTCGCGTGGCACGGGCCGTGTTGGAGGGTGCCGACGCCGTCGTGCCCGTAGTGCCGGTGGCGGACACGATCAAGGTGGTGTCGGGGGACGCGGTGACGTCGACCCCAGACCGTTCTTCCTTGCGCGCGGTGCAGACGCCCCAGGGCTTTGATCTTCGCACGTTGCGCGCGGCGAACGAGGCGTACTTCTCCGGTGCGCAGGATTTTGTGGCCACTGACGATGCATCCTTGATGGAGTGGTTCGGCGTGGACGTGCGCACCGTGCAGGGCGACCCGATGGCGTTCAAGATCACCACCCCAATCGACCTGCGGCTGGCCACCTCCATCACCGATGAGGTTGAGCCGACTGTGTTTGAGGTTCCCAGCGAGTAG
- a CDS encoding CarD family transcriptional regulator translates to MEFKVGEVVVYPHHGAARIADIEQREIGGEKLDYLVLQILQSDLEVRVPIKNTELVGVRDVVNEEGLLKVFSVLRETDVEEAGNWSRRYKANQERLASGDINKVAEVVRDLWRRDQGKGLSAGEKRMLGKARQILVGELALAEPVDEAKVSEMESRIGEIIEEQIKAGIIEDPEDILDDDLDMDDISFDDEDDED, encoded by the coding sequence ATGGAATTCAAAGTCGGCGAAGTGGTTGTGTACCCGCACCACGGCGCTGCGAGGATCGCAGACATTGAGCAGCGCGAGATCGGCGGCGAAAAGCTGGATTACCTCGTGCTGCAGATCCTCCAGTCCGACTTGGAAGTTCGCGTGCCTATCAAGAACACCGAGCTTGTCGGTGTGCGCGACGTGGTCAATGAGGAGGGCCTGCTGAAGGTCTTCTCGGTGCTGCGCGAGACCGACGTTGAAGAGGCCGGCAACTGGTCGCGGCGCTACAAGGCGAACCAGGAGCGCCTGGCTTCCGGCGACATCAACAAGGTGGCCGAGGTTGTGCGCGATCTGTGGCGCCGCGACCAGGGCAAGGGCCTTTCCGCAGGTGAGAAGCGCATGCTTGGCAAGGCGCGCCAGATCCTCGTGGGCGAGCTGGCGCTGGCGGAGCCGGTGGATGAGGCCAAGGTGTCCGAGATGGAGTCACGCATCGGCGAGATCATCGAGGAGCAGATCAAGGCCGGCATCATAGAGGATCCGGAAGACATCCTCGACGACGACCTGGATATGGACGACATCTCCTTCGACGACGAGGACGACGAAGATTAG
- the radA gene encoding DNA repair protein RadA has protein sequence MAKKQRVVHTCSECGYTSPKWLGRCPECGSWGTLQQEAQGAPRLSTAPLTPTTKAQPITAINATATHTIKSGIGELDRVLGSGVVPGSVVLMAGEPGVGKSTLLLEVASKWAGNDRRALYVTAEESAGQVRARAERTGALKDTLFLAAESQLDTVFGHVDEVKPSLLIVDSVQTMHAAGVEGVAGGVAQSRAVTAALTTLAKTTNLPILLVGHVTKDGNVAGPRVLEHLVDVVLNFEGDRQSSLRMLRGIKNRFGATDEVGCFEQTADGIREVPDPSGLFLSHRGQTPDGSAVTVAMDGVRPMLAEVQALTVDPVNKSPRRVVTGLDANRVPMVLAVLQARCGERTNDKDAYVATVGGVRITETATDLAVALATWSSLHEQPLPPKTVVIGEVGLAGELRRVPNLGRRLQEAARLGYTQAIVPKLDEPLAFDGLRVHEAKTLAEAVKILAGL, from the coding sequence GTGGCCAAAAAGCAGCGGGTGGTCCACACCTGCTCTGAGTGCGGCTACACGTCGCCTAAGTGGCTCGGCCGCTGCCCGGAATGCGGCTCGTGGGGCACCCTTCAGCAGGAAGCTCAAGGAGCCCCCCGCTTATCGACGGCACCTTTAACCCCAACTACCAAAGCCCAGCCGATCACGGCGATAAACGCCACCGCGACGCACACAATCAAGTCGGGAATTGGGGAACTTGACCGCGTCCTCGGCTCCGGCGTGGTGCCGGGCTCCGTCGTCTTGATGGCGGGCGAACCTGGCGTGGGCAAATCCACTCTGCTGTTGGAGGTGGCCAGCAAGTGGGCGGGTAACGACCGCCGCGCGCTCTACGTCACCGCCGAAGAGTCCGCCGGCCAGGTTCGCGCGCGTGCGGAACGCACCGGCGCGCTGAAGGACACGCTGTTTCTCGCCGCCGAATCCCAGTTGGACACCGTGTTCGGCCACGTTGATGAGGTGAAGCCCTCCCTCCTCATCGTGGACTCGGTGCAGACGATGCACGCCGCAGGTGTCGAGGGCGTCGCGGGCGGCGTCGCGCAATCCCGCGCGGTCACCGCAGCGCTGACCACGCTTGCCAAGACCACTAACTTGCCCATCCTGCTCGTGGGGCACGTGACCAAGGACGGCAACGTCGCCGGCCCGCGCGTGCTCGAGCACCTGGTGGATGTGGTGCTGAACTTCGAGGGTGACCGGCAGTCGTCGCTACGCATGCTGCGCGGCATCAAGAACCGCTTCGGCGCCACCGACGAGGTGGGCTGCTTCGAGCAGACCGCCGACGGCATCCGCGAGGTACCCGACCCCAGCGGGCTCTTCCTCTCGCACCGCGGCCAGACCCCGGACGGTTCCGCGGTGACCGTGGCCATGGACGGCGTGCGCCCGATGCTCGCTGAGGTGCAAGCGCTCACCGTCGACCCGGTGAACAAGTCGCCGCGCCGCGTGGTCACCGGGCTTGATGCGAACCGCGTGCCCATGGTGCTCGCTGTGCTCCAAGCGCGCTGCGGCGAGCGCACCAACGACAAGGACGCCTACGTGGCCACCGTCGGGGGCGTGCGCATCACAGAGACCGCCACCGATCTCGCAGTCGCGCTCGCCACCTGGTCCAGCCTGCACGAACAGCCGTTGCCACCCAAGACGGTGGTGATCGGTGAGGTCGGCCTCGCAGGAGAACTGCGCCGCGTTCCCAACCTCGGCCGCCGGCTGCAAGAAGCAGCGCGGCTGGGCTACACGCAAGCGATCGTCCCAAAGCTTGACGAGCCCCTTGCGTTCGACGGCTTGCGCGTCCACGAAGCCAAAACCCTCGCAGAGGCCGTGAAAATCCTCGCCGGACTCTAA
- a CDS encoding carbonic anhydrase: MPTSMTSREVWDTLLAGNERFATDNLATPHRDASRRNEIISGQDPIAAVVACSDSRVPVELLFDAGLGDIFVIRTAGGCVDSAVSASVEYAVDVLGVPLVLFLSHEGCGAVGAAVKAVNNSEIPYGLTRVFVEKIAPSVIEAHSKGHTDPAEIEADHARIMAEHLEDRAPAVKTRGVGVVGARYRLDTGRVETVYEHFGS; the protein is encoded by the coding sequence ATGCCTACATCAATGACATCGCGCGAGGTCTGGGACACCCTCCTCGCCGGCAACGAGCGCTTCGCCACCGACAACCTCGCCACCCCGCACCGCGACGCGAGCCGTCGCAACGAAATCATCAGCGGGCAGGACCCAATTGCGGCAGTCGTCGCGTGCAGCGATTCGCGGGTTCCGGTCGAGTTGCTTTTCGACGCCGGACTCGGCGACATCTTCGTCATCCGCACCGCCGGAGGCTGCGTCGACTCTGCGGTGTCCGCATCGGTCGAGTACGCGGTGGATGTGCTTGGCGTGCCGCTAGTTCTGTTCCTTTCCCACGAGGGCTGCGGTGCAGTCGGCGCGGCTGTCAAGGCCGTGAACAACTCCGAGATCCCTTACGGCCTGACGCGCGTGTTTGTGGAAAAGATCGCACCGTCTGTGATCGAGGCGCACAGCAAGGGCCACACCGACCCGGCCGAGATCGAGGCGGACCACGCCCGCATCATGGCAGAACACTTGGAGGACCGTGCGCCCGCGGTGAAAACCCGCGGTGTGGGCGTTGTGGGTGCAAGGTACCGGCTGGACACGGGCCGCGTCGAGACCGTTTATGAGCACTTCGGTAGTTAA
- a CDS encoding A/G-specific adenine glycosylase: MGYILALIVIKSAEIIAWYCENVRDLPWRAEGVTPWGVLLSEVMSHQTQVERVAPIWQEWIARWPTPAAFAAAGTDEILRAWGTLGYPRRALRLKECAQAIVDDHRGTVPDDVDDLLALPGIGEYTARAVACFAYGQNVAVVDTNVRRVYARAERGEENAKPRKAEIAEVAALLPVENGPEFSVGLMELGALVCTARAPKCEKCPVSECAWVSAGKPAGEVKLPTQKFAGTDRQVRGKIMRVLRDADAPVPQEAIDVVWPDAAQRSRALFSLLDDGLAVQDEHGLFHLPR; encoded by the coding sequence ATGGGCTATATTCTGGCACTCATTGTGATCAAATCTGCCGAAATCATTGCGTGGTATTGCGAAAATGTGCGCGACCTGCCGTGGCGGGCCGAGGGGGTGACCCCGTGGGGCGTGCTGCTGTCGGAGGTGATGAGCCACCAGACCCAGGTCGAGCGCGTCGCCCCGATATGGCAGGAGTGGATCGCGCGCTGGCCGACGCCGGCGGCGTTCGCGGCGGCCGGCACCGACGAGATCCTGCGCGCGTGGGGGACGCTCGGCTACCCGCGCCGCGCGCTGCGGCTCAAGGAGTGCGCGCAAGCGATTGTCGACGATCACCGTGGCACCGTCCCCGACGATGTCGATGACCTGCTCGCGCTGCCGGGGATCGGCGAATACACCGCGCGGGCGGTGGCGTGTTTCGCGTACGGGCAGAACGTGGCGGTGGTGGATACGAACGTACGCCGCGTGTACGCCCGCGCCGAGCGCGGCGAGGAGAACGCGAAGCCGCGCAAGGCCGAGATCGCCGAGGTGGCGGCGCTGCTGCCGGTAGAAAACGGCCCGGAGTTCTCCGTCGGCCTGATGGAGCTCGGCGCGCTGGTGTGCACCGCGCGTGCCCCGAAGTGCGAAAAGTGCCCGGTCAGCGAATGCGCATGGGTGTCGGCCGGCAAACCTGCCGGCGAGGTGAAGCTTCCCACGCAGAAGTTCGCGGGCACCGACCGGCAGGTGCGCGGCAAGATCATGCGGGTGCTGCGCGACGCGGATGCGCCGGTGCCGCAGGAAGCGATCGACGTGGTGTGGCCGGACGCGGCGCAGCGCTCCCGTGCGCTCTTCTCACTGCTTGACGACGGCCTTGCGGTCCAAGACGAGCACGGCCTGTTCCACCTTCCCCGGTAA
- a CDS encoding DUF4236 domain-containing protein produces MGLQYRKKHKVGKNVWINQTGTGASVSTKVGPVTFNSRGGVWVNLPGGMSYRGRWK; encoded by the coding sequence ATGGGTCTGCAGTACCGCAAAAAGCACAAGGTAGGGAAAAACGTCTGGATCAACCAGACCGGCACCGGCGCGTCAGTGTCCACCAAGGTCGGGCCGGTGACCTTCAACTCGCGCGGCGGGGTCTGGGTGAACCTGCCGGGCGGGATGAGCTACCGCGGTCGCTGGAAGTAG